aaatggtaaataaataaataaataagattaagaataatttatatacttattcTAGATGTAACTACCGCGAGATtgcattacaaaaaaacagaGCCAGTATATAataacattccacaactttcacacaacaccatctaatcccaaattaaattaaacttgtattatgggtactaggcaactgataaacatacttatatatttttgaatacacacatattatagataagGTACACTCTGATatagaacaaattttaatgatcgtgatcatcacacaaacatttgtcctaggtgggaattcaacctacgacctccggtacagtCGCTAGGGCCACTACTACGAGTCCAACAGGCCATTCAAGTCCAAGATATTATGTtcaatttaagatttttttagttagCCCTTATCTTCAAACAAAATACAACGACAGATATAGCCATCAAAATACACAAGTTATTTCAAATTACACAGAAAGGACCACTTCTAAACTTCTGCTAGGACATTATCGTTCAAAATAAGTGTATACCGAGCGGTAACTTCCAAAAATTTCAACTAATAAAGAACACCCGGTTTCTTAAAGCTAATGTACATAAATCTCAGattattaatttctttgtaaGAAGCGAAGTTTGTTTGAAACTTGTACTGACAATTTCGCGTTTGTCGGggatttgttttgaaaatctttttcaattttgttagaaatttaaatcaatttaactcTCCAATGTTCAAGAATGAGTTTTCTTCTGAAATTGCCATATTAATTTAAGACTTATTAAGAGTTTTTATTCATGAGCTAACGTAGTCATACTTTTTTGGCGTAGCATATGGTATCTTGCTGGGAAAAGCTCCTACTCCATTTTTTGGTTTTCGGGTGGTAACCTTCACtcaaaaaatgtatattgtCAATCCTCGGATAattctaattaaacaaaattaaattctgaacatttcaaaattaatgcTTAGCTATTTCTTTACACCTTTGAGTGATGACGGAATTGAAATAGAGAGTTTATAGCAATATATCAAATGGAATCGCAACTTGctactttttcaattttattttttgaatttttttctcttgtttaaaCGTATAATCTTGCAAGTCGTTCCCAAGGCGCCTTTGTCTCACAAAAGAAATCACTGAATCTGGTTCTGATTTCCTTCCATTTCTCAAAGTTTGTGAACAACCTACGCCGTCACCGTTATAATACATTacatctgtaataaaaaaaaatgaatttattaatttaagctATGATAAAGTTTGAAAAGAgatagttttataaatgtttatggtATTTGATTATTGATTAGCTATAGTTGAATTTTCCAAGATTTGTGATTAATTTTTAGATTTATGCAAATCTTACCATTTCTATTCGATGTTCCATAGAATCCTTTGGAATTGGACACTCTGTGGATGCAATTCGTAAGATCCACTTGGCAATGATTTGTCCAATCCAACCAACCTTTCCATAAATCATATACACAGACTACGTGCAGATGAGTTCtaaaaagaaacagaaacaaaaaaaatatgatggaAAATCAAAAAGACTCTGAACCATTCAAtagttaaagttttaaaattataacttttctCTTACGCAAGACACCTATTTATTACAATTCTGTGAGATCAAAGGTagtaatttagttatttaatattagctCACGTAAATCTGATGCATCGAAGATGTTCATAATAGCAGTCATGGTATGTATCGAAAAAGTGCTTTGGCATGTCCTGGTAATCGACTCCTTCAAATGTGTAAGGTCCATAAGTTATTATGGGGGCcggttttattcttttaaactGTTTCATTTCTTTCATTAACTCCTTTTGTTTGGCACTTGCATTCTCGGTCGTTGATTCCTCGTCGTAATGATAATCTTCTTCTTCATCTTTGTTTTTGCCTTTACCTTTTTTTGCCGATTCAGCAACATCCACTATAAAGATCAGAAATGAGGTTTCTGTTACATTTCCCAAGTTAGTGTGCAAATGACGGCTAAGTTTTAGAAAAACGGGGAAAATACAGAAATCTTTACCTTcaattgatttgaaattaaaaagaaagataaaGTGCATAGATTCACAACAAAAGGGAGTTAGTGTTAGTGTGACAAGTGACATTAtagaatgaaagaaaaaaaaaattcactgTTATTCCTTCATTTTTCGCCCAACGGTGCACTGATACAGAATTTCTTGCtttgtttcaatgttttttttctagcgTGTTCGCGGTTCATATATTATGAAATTGACCCCCCCCCCCGTCAAAGAATCCCGAATCAATGCACgatttccaaataataaaatgtcttCAGCGTCATCATCTTACTATactctaaattatatttagtacaTAAACACTTACCATTTAGAGCTAACACAATTATCGCAACATAAAAGATTATCAAAGTAAAATCTGCGTTTCTCATTGTCTTCATCGCTTTAAACCCAGAATGTGATTAAAGCTATCTACTACTGTTC
This is a stretch of genomic DNA from Trichoplusia ni isolate ovarian cell line Hi5 chromosome 6, tn1, whole genome shotgun sequence. It encodes these proteins:
- the LOC113495485 gene encoding uncharacterized protein LOC113495485 isoform X1, whose translation is MSLVTLTLTPFCCESMHFIFLFNFKSIEGKDFCIFPVFLKLSRHLHTNLGNVTETSFLIFIVDVAESAKKGKGKNKDEEEDYHYDEESTTENASAKQKELMKEMKQFKRIKPAPIITYGPYTFEGVDYQDMPKHFFDTYHDCYYEHLRCIRFTTHLHVVCVYDLWKGWLDWTNHCQVDLTNCIHRVSNSKGFYGTSNRNDVMYYNGDGVGCSQTLRNGRKSEPDSVISFVRQRRLGNDLQDYTFKQEKKIQKIKLKK
- the LOC113495485 gene encoding uncharacterized protein LOC113495485 isoform X2, yielding MKTMRNADFTLIIFYVAIIVLALNVDVAESAKKGKGKNKDEEEDYHYDEESTTENASAKQKELMKEMKQFKRIKPAPIITYGPYTFEGVDYQDMPKHFFDTYHDCYYEHLRCIRFTTHLHVVCVYDLWKGWLDWTNHCQVDLTNCIHRVSNSKGFYGTSNRNDVMYYNGDGVGCSQTLRNGRKSEPDSVISFVRQRRLGNDLQDYTFKQEKKIQKIKLKK